From Aedes albopictus strain Foshan chromosome 1, AalbF5, whole genome shotgun sequence, one genomic window encodes:
- the LOC134289873 gene encoding uncharacterized protein LOC134289873: protein MHRDKAGPLSSEELKRAETVIFRLIQGTEYLEELNILRKNDAAQPEQHKQVQKSSRIFKLSPFLDPTGVIRMRSRIAAAECIPSEGKFPVILPKDHHVTKLIINWYHRKYNHANNETVVNEIRQRFHVSELRRIVKKVASNCNWCKVYKSKPQIPSMGPLPSARLTPYTRAFTFTGLDYFGPINVRRGRGGVKRWVALFTCLGTRAVHLEIAHSLSAESCKMAIRRFIARRGSPQEIYSDQGTNFQGASAELKQQMEITNRDLLETFTNAETQWKLNPPYAPHMGGIWERLVRSVKTGLTHMELPRNPDEETLITALAEVESMVNSRPLTYLPIDSEESAALTPNHFLLLSSSGVVQPSARPTEESEVLRSNWKHVQVMLDRFWMRWIREYLPVIARQPKWFGEARSIKVGDLAIVVNEGVRNSWTRGRISRVYPGRDGRVRSADVRTAAVIMRRPATKLAILDIANEGSTAEET, encoded by the coding sequence ATGCATCGGGATAAAGCAGGACCTCTCAGCAGTGAGGAGTTAAAGCGGGCGGAGACAGTCATATTCAGACTCATCCAAGGAACtgagtatctggaggaattgaaCATACTTCGCAAAAATGATGCCGCACAACCAGAACAGCATAAGCAGGTCCAGAAAAGCAGCCGAATCTTCAAATTATCCCCATTCTTGGATCCCACCGGGGTAATTCGAATGCGTTCCCGCATTGCAGCAGCAGAATGCATTCCAAGTGAAGGCAAATTTCCCGTGATCCTGCCGAAGGATCACCATGTCACAAAACTAATCATCAATTGGTATCACCGGAAGTACAACCATGCCAATAACGAAACGGTGGTTAACGAGATTCGGCAGAGGTTTCACGTTTCTGAATTGCGGAGAATCGTCAAGAAGGTGGCCAGCAACTGTAACTGGTGCAAAGTATACAAATCCAAGCCCCAGATCCCATCAATGGGTCCTCTGCCCTCTGCTCGTCTAACGCCGTATACGAGGGCTTTTACCTTTACAGGACTGGATTATTTCGGGCCAATAAATGTTCGCCGCGGTCGTGGAGGCGTCAAAAGATGGGTTGCGCTTTTCACCTGTCTAGGAACCCGAGCAGTCCACTTAGAAATAGCCCACAGCCTGTCTGCAGAATCCTGCAAGATGGCAATTCGCAGGTTCATCGCCCGCAGAGGTTCGCCTCAGGAAATTTATTCAGACCAAGGGACCAACTTTCAGGGTGCCAGCGCGGAGTTAAAACAGCAGATGGAGATAACAAACCGAGATCTATTGGAAACCTTCACGAACGCAGAAACGCAATGGAAGCTGAATCCTCCGTATGCTCCTCATATGGGAGGCATATGGGAAAGGCTCGTACGGTCAGTCAAGACTGGCTTGACGCACATGGAGTTGCCGAGGAATCCGGACGAGGAAACGCTGATAACGGCTCTAGCAGAGGTGGAGTCCATGGTAAATTCGCGCCCTCTAACATATCTACCGATCGACAGTGAGGAGAGCGCTGCCTTGACTCCAAATCACTTTTTGCTGCTGAGTTCTAGCGGAGTCGTCCAGCCATCGGCACGGCCAACGGAGGAAAGTGAAGTTCTGCGGTCAAACTGGAAGCATGTTCAGGTTATGCTGGACCGCTTCTGGATGAGGTGGATTCGTGAATATCTACCTGTGATCGCCCGGCAGCCGAAATGGTTTGGAGAAGCTAGATCTATCAAAGTGGGAGATCTGGCGATCGTAGTGAACGAAGGCGTCAGGAACAGCTGGACCAGAGGAAGAATCTCCCGAGTATATCCTGGACGTGACGGACGAGTACGAAGCGCAGATGTGCGAACTGCTGCTGTCATCATGCGACGACCGGCTACTAAACTCGCCATCCTGGATATTGCCAATGAAGGAAGTACCGCTGAAGAAACTTGA
- the LOC134285307 gene encoding uncharacterized protein LOC134285307, whose product MTGVQPSSIEISTDAQCILCKKPNSAEAKMVQCDGCSRWYHFSCAGVGDSIEADDRSYRCALCRPRGSRTSSSIRSTPSTSASAREAKLQLEMQQLAEEKELQAKLMAEKAKLEKEFLERKYKLLHAQLDEDARASSRASVQSGVSLPGSDDIVRDWIHNHQAILSAKSGKVNPTGLTSQAGGHVVATESIPVSSTAQDSLNLASISAAVDNEGRSRQVVIQPVMKIIDDVISPISTVYQGGFTSVANPALPRTPLQQSTPRTCSVSQTHIPATQPTVLRQTDVNPSQRAGPAATTSGGYQQPVDRPAAMHPPAGQYVPYAPPISTMVSSISSEVFARESAEPNAQYYTRPPNTLPSMLGQLGQSQTRRNEPVVYSGFDSNFKSRNQPPCLSNPLVSQNVPYSASHSQSVPISQPWDNPYPPLRPSVVSVSSYQGPIPAVPNPQLQYEMSQLSFGPNPQQLAARHVVPKDLPCFTGDPIEWPIFWSSYKTSTEMCGYNDSENLMRLQRSLKGDARKAVSSFLLHPSNVPEIINSLQVLYGRPEAIVNSLLAEVRATPAPRPEKLGTIINFGLAVRNFCTHLVSTGQHMHLTNPILIEELVEKLPANIKLDWAMHKQRVPNADLRAFADYMNVIVTAASSVTPVLTKSEKPKGKVEIHTVNTRKDKVINKSTVEPSNQAGTERPCVVCQNTGHKPKDCSTFKSKTLEDKWKAAQEVNLCRRCLYPHGKWPCKASNCGVNGCQQRHHRLLHPGDPREPRAEASTQSSSVISVHQQQHTVLFRIIPVILYANGRSVSTFAFLDGGSDSTLVERSLAEALGVEGPISPLCMQWTNGVKRVEDESQQIQLNISGQSAEKQFTLRRVQTVDRLELPRQSVNFAEMRSKFPYMRGLPVQSYNDAVPGILIGLDNTRLKTTLKLREGREDEPVVAKTRLGWVIYGRSGKDVGIPLQRVHHICSKSRDEDLHELVKSFFSMESVGIAVNEVKESAEDKRAQQILQATTKRTETGRFETGLLWKFDHIEFPNSRPMAERRLQCLERRLLKSPSLYANVRQQIAEYITKGYAHKAVQREMDEMDPKRTWFLPLGVVVNPKKPEKVRVVWDAAASVEGVSLNSVLLKGPDLLTPLQAVLCRYRQREIAISGDIMEMFHQVLIRREDRAAQWFMWRDSPSDPIQVYIMDVATFGSTCSPSSTQYVKNQNAEEYAAEFPEASEAIKENHYVDDFLDSVDTIAEAVELALGVKKVHEKAGFLIRHWMSNSTEVLERIGEQNTQLVKSFTMDKGSNLERVLGMVWRPQEDMFVFSLTSREDLRRLLDGSTVPTKRQLLSLVMSVFDPLGMVAPFVVHGKSIVQDVWRSGINWDERLPADIVPRWEQYVKLLRTLDTVRIPRCYFPGYHPEAYNSNELHIFVDASSAAYAAAAYCRIVDKGEIRCCLVSARTKVAPIKLLSVPRLELQAAVIGTRLMKSVLSNHTVPVKRTVLWSDSSTVLNWLRSDPRNYKQFVAFRVTEILDETEISNWRKVPTRLNVADEATKWGHGPCFDEHSRWFKGPEFLYKPECDWPADAIESATTEELRAVHVLQQVTTSN is encoded by the coding sequence ATGACGGGAGTTCAACCGAGCTCGATTGAAATATCTACCGATGCGCAATGCATTTTATGCAAGAAACCGAATAGTGCAGAGGCCAAAATGGTCCAGTGCGATGGGTGTAGCCGGTGGTATCACTTTTCGTGTGCTGGTGTCGGCGATAGTATCGAAGCAGATGATCGAAGCTATCGATGCGCTTTATGCCGACCACGGGGTTCCCGTACGTCGTCGTCGATACGGTCAACACCGTCGACTAGTGCAAGTGCGAGAGAAGCCAAGTTGCAATTGGAGATGCAGCAGTTAGCAGAGGAGAAGGAACTTCAGGCGAAGTTAATGGCAGAGAAGGCCAAGTTggagaaggagttcttggagcggAAGTACAAGTTGCTCCATGCGCAGTTGGATGAGGATGCAAGGGCGAGTTCGAGAGCAAGTGTACAAAGCGGTGTCAGTTTACCCGGTAGCGACGACATTGTTCGAGACTGGATTCATAACCACCAAGCGATCCTGAGTGCCAAATCTGGGAAAGTTAATCCCACTGGACTCACATCGCAGGCGGGTGGCCACGTTGTAGCAACAGAATCCATACCGGTCTCAAGTACCGCGCAGGACAGCTTGAATTTAGCCTCAATCTCTGCGGCAGTTGACAACGAAGGGAGATCCAGGCAGGTCGTCATTCAACCTGTTATGAAAATTATCGACGACGTCATCTCTCCTATTTCGACCGTATACCAAGGAGGGTTCACCAGCGTAGCCAATCCCGCTTTGCCACGAACACCCCTGCAGCAATCAACACCCAGGACATGCTCCGTTTCGCAGACGCACATTCCAGCAACACAGCCGACAGTATTGCGGCAAACTGATGTCAACCCGAGTCAGCGTGCGGGGCCTGCAGCAACAACATCAGGAGGATACCAACAACCTGTCGACAGACCGGCAGCGATGCACCCTCCAGCAGGTCAGTACGTTCCGTATGCACCCCCAATTTCGACTATGGTGAGTTCTATCAGTTCAGAAGTCTTCGCCAGAGAAAGCGCAGAACCTAACGCGCAATACTATACCCGACCACCAAACACATTACCGTCAATGCTAGGGCAGTTAGGGCAATCTCAAACACGTAGGAACGAGCCAGTGGTGTACTCTGGTTTCGACAGTAATTTCAAAAGCAGAAATCAGCCTCCGTGTCTTTCGAACCCCCTAGTGTCACAAAACGTTCCCTACTCTGCTTCTCATTCACAATCTGTACCAATATCACAACCATGGGACAATCCTTATCCGCCACTTCGTCCTTCTGTAGTAAGTGTCTCCAGCTACCAAGGACCAATACCAGCTGTGCCGAATCCACAGTTGCAGTACGAGATGTCTCAACTATCGTTCGGCCCTAACCCGCAGCAATTGGCAGCACGTCATGTAGTTCCGAAAGACCTACCGTGTTTCACCGGTGACCCAATCGAGTGGCCAATATTCTGGAGTAgctacaaaacgtcaacagagatgTGCGGATACAACGATTCTGAAAATCTGATGCGATTACAACGGAGCTTGAAGGGGGATGCGAGGAAAGCAGTGAGCAGTTTTCTCCTCCATCCGTCGAACGTTCCTGAGATAATCAACTCGCTGCAAGTGCTGTATGGGCGTCCTGAGGCCATCGTCAATTCCCTGTTGGCTGAGGTGCGGGCAACGCCAGCTCCGCGGCCGGAGAAACTTGGAACGATCATCAACTTCGGTTTGGCGGTCCGTAATTTTTGTACACATCTAGTGTCTACCGGACAGCATATGCATTTGACAAACCCGATATTGATTGAGGAGCTAGTGGAAAAACTTCCAGCCAACATCAAGCTGGATTGGGCAATGCATAAGCAACGGGTACCTAATGCAGATCTGAGAGCCTTCGCCGACTACATGAATGTCATCGTAACGGCAGCGAGTAGTGTCACGCCCGTTCTCACGAAATCCGAAAAACCGAAAGGGAAGGTCGAGATACATACGGTGAACACACGCAAGGACAAGGTAATCAACAAGAGCACAGTAGAGCCTTCCAACCAAGCCGGAACTGAGCGTCCTTGTGTGGTGTGTCAAAATACGGGACATAAACCGAAAGACTGCAGCACCTTCAAGTCGAAGACGTTGGAGGACAAGTGGAAAGCGGCACAAGAAGTAAATCTGTGTAGACGATGCTTGTATCCGCATGGTAAATGGCCGTGCAAGGCATCGAACTGCGGAGTAAATGGCTGTCAACAACGGCATCATCGGTTGCTCCACCCAGGCGATCCTAGAGAACCAAGAGCGGAGGCCTCAACTCAAAGTTCCAGCGTCATCTCTGTTCATCAGCAGCAACACACAGTTCTTTTTCGTATCATCCCAGTAATCCTCTACGCTAATGGTCGGTCAGTGTCAACCTTCGCTTTCTTGGACGGTGGATCTGATTCAACCCTGGTGGAACGATCTTTGGCTGAAGCGTTAGGCGTAGAAGGTCCAATCTCTCCACTGTGTATGCAGTGGACCAACGGGGTGAAGCGTGTGGAGGACGAATCGCAGCAAATCCAACTAAATATCTCGGGACAGTCCGCGGAAAAGCAGTTCACCCTACGAAGAGTGCAAACCGTCGACAGATTAGAACTTCCGAGGCAGTCCGTGAACTTCGCGGAGATGAGAAGTAAATTTCCGTACATGAGGGGCCTACCGGTCCAAAGCTACAACGATGCCGTTCCAGGCATACTCATCGGGTTGGACAACACTAGGTTGAAAACTACATTGAAGCTGCGGGAGGGACGCGAAGACGAACCAGTAGTTGCCAAAACTAGACTGGGCTGGGTCATATACGGTCGATCTGGGAAAGATGTCGGGATCCCATTGCAGCGTGTTCACCATATCTGTTCTAAATCACGCGACGAAGACCTTCATGAATTAGTAAAAAGCTTCTTTTCTATGGAAAGCGTCGGCATTGCGGTGAACGAGGTGAAGGAATCAGCAGAGGATAAGCGAGCTCAACAGATTCTTCAAGCAACCACGAAGCGGACGGAAACTGGTCGATTTGAAACGGGGCTTCTATGGAAATTcgaccacattgagtttcctaaCAGCCGCCCCATGGCCGAACGGAGATTGCAATGTCTGGAACGTCGCCTTCTCAAATCTCCTTCATTGTACGCCAACGTGAGGCAGCAGATAGCGGAATACATTACCAAAGGTTACGCGCACAAAGCAGTTCAACGAGAGATGGATGAGATGGATCCGAAGCGAACGTGGTTTCTGCCGTTGGGCGTTGTAGTGAATCCTAAAAAACCCGAAAAAGTCAGGGTTGTTTGGGACGCCGCTGCTTCGGTAGAAGGCGTATCATTGAACTCCGTTTTGCTTAAAGGCCCGGATCTGCTCACACCTTTGCAAGCAGTCTTGTGCAGATATCGACAAAGGGAAATTGCCATAAGTGGCGATATTATGGAAATGTTCCACCAAGTGCTTATCAGGCGAGAAGATCGTGCAGCTCAGTGGTTCATGTGGCGGGACAGCCCATCCGATCCAATTCAGGTCTACATTATGGACGTTGCCACGTTTGGATCAACGTGTTCCCCGAGCTCAACGCAGTATGTGAAGAACCAAAATGCGGAGGAATATGCGGCGGAGTTCCCGGAAGCTTCTGAGGCGATAAAGGAAAATCATTATGTAGACGACTTCCTCGACAGTGTCGACACGATTGCAGAAGCAGTGGAGCTAGCGCTTGGCGTCAAAAAAGTTCACGAAAAGGCTGGATTTCTTATTCGACATTGGATGTCGAATTCTACGGAAGTGCTGGAGCGGATTGGAGAGCAGAATACGCAGTTAGTCAAAAGTTTCACAATGGATAAGGGCAGCAACCTGGAACGGGTGTTGGGAATGGTTTGGCGACCACAAGAGGATATGTTTGTTTTCTCCCTAACTTCTCGAGAAGACCTGCGACGTCTATTAGATGGATCTACTGTACCAACTAAACGCCAACTACTCAGCTTGGTAATGAGCGTGTTCGACCCGTTGGGGATGGTGGCTCCGTTTGTGGTGCACGGCAAGTCAATAGTGCAAGACGTGTGGAGATCCGGAATCAACTGGGATGAGCGACTTCCTGCGGATATCGTACCTCGATGGGAGCAGTATGTCAAGCTACTTCGAACACTGGACACGGTGAGGATACCCAGGTGCTACTTTCCAGGCTATCACCCAGAAGCATATAACTCAAATGAGCTGCACATATTTGTGGATGCCAGTAGCGCCGCATATGCCGCCGCAGCCTACTGCAGGATTGTGGACAAAGGAGAAATACGCTGCTGTCTGGTGTCTGCAAGAACCAAGGTAGCGCCGATCAAACTGCTGTCGGTGCCCCGGTTGGAGCTACAAGCTGCTGTTATCGGCACGCGGCTCATGAAATCGGTTCTCTCCAATCATACAGTTCCAGTCAAACGAACCGTACTATGGAGTGATTCTTCAACAGTCCTGAACTGGTTACGGTCGGACCCCCGAAACTACAAACAGTTTGTGGCGTTCCGGGTAACAGAAATCCTGGACGAAACAGAAATAAGCAATTGGAGGAAGGTGCCTACCAGGCTGAATGTTGCCGATGAAGCCACCAAGTGGGGACACGGCCCATGTTTCGACGAACATAGCAGGTGGTTCAAAGGTCCTGAGTTTTTGTATAAACCAGAATGTGATTGGCCAGCTGACGCAATAGAATCAGCAACAACGGAAGAGTTAAGAGCAGTCCATGTACTTCAGCAGGTAACTACCAGTAATTGA